A single region of the Salipaludibacillus sp. LMS25 genome encodes:
- a CDS encoding aspartate aminotransferase family protein — protein sequence MNKIQSSLVSYGLETKGSRDYMKEAEKHLPGGVAANIKHFSPHPIVMEEGRGAWLKDIDGHWYVDYLMGYGALGLGHAHAKVRHAIADQIFRDGTCLFGTPHQLEAEFAKMIKRHFPSIQKLRYTNSGTEATQLAIRLAQVFTGKRKVAKCEGHYHGGYKDMLYSINPPLDEAGEMALPLPVPESADVKVDGNEPYILPFNHIEGIEHLITTYHRDLAAVILEPIQAGYIMADQAYIDRLRQLTLTYGIVLIFDEVKTGFRSALGGAQEKYGVEADLTTLGKVIGGGFPIGLVGGRSDILDVSSPSRGADVFEAGEKGKGSAKDILFHSGTYNGHPTILAVGLATINEMESSYAKVLDFTTSLRDGIDTLAQKRGLPVTTYGAGSIFNVIWKEDCKVRHYRDLQNTNTKMRKELDFALLQAGVYTKPLNRYSISAAHGKEELEFTLKAYEKAFHQLKEGAEIS from the coding sequence ATGAATAAAATTCAATCTTCCCTTGTAAGTTATGGATTAGAAACGAAGGGGTCACGTGACTACATGAAAGAAGCAGAAAAGCATTTACCAGGAGGTGTAGCAGCAAATATTAAACATTTCTCTCCCCATCCTATCGTCATGGAAGAAGGGCGTGGTGCTTGGTTGAAGGACATAGATGGCCATTGGTATGTGGATTATCTTATGGGATATGGAGCTCTTGGTTTAGGCCATGCTCATGCTAAGGTAAGGCATGCGATAGCAGATCAAATTTTCAGAGATGGGACATGTTTGTTCGGTACCCCCCATCAACTTGAAGCCGAGTTTGCAAAAATGATCAAAAGACATTTCCCATCAATTCAAAAATTACGTTATACGAACTCAGGAACAGAAGCAACCCAGTTAGCGATTCGCCTCGCTCAAGTTTTTACGGGGAAACGAAAGGTTGCTAAATGTGAAGGGCATTATCATGGTGGCTATAAAGACATGTTATACAGTATTAATCCGCCATTAGACGAAGCAGGTGAAATGGCTCTTCCCTTACCAGTACCAGAGTCAGCAGATGTAAAAGTAGATGGTAATGAACCTTATATTCTCCCTTTCAATCATATAGAAGGGATAGAGCATTTGATTACGACCTATCATCGTGATTTAGCAGCAGTCATTCTTGAACCTATACAAGCAGGGTATATTATGGCCGATCAGGCCTATATAGATCGGTTACGACAGTTAACTCTCACATATGGGATAGTGCTTATATTTGATGAAGTAAAAACGGGTTTTCGCTCAGCTTTAGGAGGGGCACAAGAAAAATATGGCGTTGAGGCGGACTTAACAACTCTCGGAAAAGTAATTGGGGGAGGGTTTCCAATAGGGCTTGTTGGTGGAAGAAGCGACATTCTTGACGTTAGTTCACCTTCTAGAGGAGCTGATGTATTTGAAGCAGGAGAAAAAGGTAAAGGTTCAGCAAAAGATATCCTTTTTCATAGTGGCACCTACAACGGCCATCCAACCATTCTTGCTGTGGGACTTGCCACTATAAATGAAATGGAAAGCTCATATGCTAAAGTGCTAGATTTTACGACTAGCTTAAGAGATGGCATTGACACACTGGCTCAAAAAAGGGGACTTCCGGTGACAACATATGGTGCTGGTTCTATATTTAATGTAATATGGAAGGAGGACTGTAAGGTGAGACACTACCGTGACCTTCAAAATACTAACACGAAAATGAGAAAAGAACTGGATTTCGCCTTACTTCAAGCTGGTGTTTACACAAAGCCTCTCAATCGTTACAGTATATCAGCAGCACATGGAAAAGAGGAACTAGAATTCACGTTAAAGGCTTATGAAAAGGCATTTCATCAGTTAAAAGAAGGAGCGGAAATCTCCTGA
- a CDS encoding TRAP transporter permease has protein sequence MADTHKDILTEQEQQQMLAKYDKEASYRQNPGKWAWVISFMAISLTIFHLWRAFPQTGGPLASQIQGAVHLGTALGLIYLLYPFRRTGMKKVGVPWYDVLLAFLSMGSVYYIVLRYDWITGPARILGFTTTDIIVASIGIVLILEATRRAVGLPIIVIASLAIVYGLYGTGIPYFGHGGFSWRFLSNNLFFTTEGIFSTPIRISATYIYLFLFFGVMLIKTGVGQYFNDLAFGATGRFTGGAAKAAVAASALQGTVTGSSVANTVASGSFTIPMMKRAKFRPEFAAAAEASASTGGQIMPPIMGAAAFIMVDYIGNVSYSDIIIIGIIPALLYFTSVFMGTHFEAKRHGIYGLPKSELPSMTGLLKQIYLLAPLVTIFTMLVLGFTPAYAALWGIGAAFFVSFFRKETRMGISDILDAFEQSARIALPVIAACASAGIIVGVVVFSGIGGKIAGGLLSLAGDNLFLLMFFTMIACILLGMGLPTTANYVVTASVAAPALISFGVPEVAAHFFVFYFGIVADITPPVSLAAYAGAGIAKANPMKAGVTAFKLAIAGFIIPYVFVYNPALLLQDADITTVILLVITALLGMAAVSATMMNYFIYSFKWYERPLLLLSGLMLIYPENLYIEGSGLLLFILIAVLQYLRKKKIDMQDTQTTAL, from the coding sequence ATGGCTGATACACATAAAGACATACTAACAGAACAAGAACAGCAGCAAATGCTGGCCAAATATGATAAAGAAGCCTCTTATCGGCAAAACCCTGGAAAATGGGCTTGGGTTATTTCTTTTATGGCCATTTCTTTAACCATCTTTCATTTATGGCGAGCATTCCCACAAACTGGCGGGCCGCTCGCTAGTCAAATTCAAGGGGCTGTTCATCTCGGGACTGCTTTAGGACTCATTTATCTGCTATACCCATTTCGACGAACTGGAATGAAAAAAGTCGGTGTTCCTTGGTATGACGTCCTCTTAGCATTTTTAAGCATGGGGTCAGTCTATTACATCGTCCTTCGTTATGATTGGATTACAGGACCTGCTAGAATATTAGGATTTACTACTACCGATATCATCGTAGCGTCCATCGGTATTGTGTTGATATTGGAAGCAACACGTCGTGCGGTTGGTTTACCGATCATCGTAATTGCTAGTTTAGCTATTGTATATGGGTTATACGGTACTGGTATTCCTTATTTTGGTCATGGTGGGTTTAGTTGGCGTTTTCTCTCGAATAATTTATTTTTCACTACTGAAGGTATTTTCAGTACGCCAATTAGAATTTCTGCCACCTACATCTATCTCTTTTTATTTTTCGGTGTCATGTTAATAAAAACAGGTGTTGGGCAATATTTCAATGATTTAGCTTTCGGTGCCACAGGTCGATTTACTGGTGGTGCAGCGAAAGCGGCTGTAGCTGCATCAGCACTACAAGGAACAGTGACAGGTAGCTCTGTTGCCAACACGGTCGCATCTGGTTCTTTCACGATCCCGATGATGAAACGGGCAAAGTTTAGACCGGAATTTGCTGCAGCAGCCGAAGCTTCTGCATCTACAGGTGGGCAAATCATGCCACCAATTATGGGAGCTGCTGCCTTCATTATGGTGGATTATATTGGCAATGTGTCGTACAGTGATATTATTATTATCGGTATCATTCCTGCATTACTTTACTTCACGAGTGTTTTTATGGGAACACATTTTGAAGCGAAACGGCACGGTATTTATGGACTGCCAAAGAGCGAGTTACCTTCTATGACAGGACTTTTAAAGCAAATATATTTGCTCGCTCCTCTTGTGACGATCTTCACGATGCTTGTTTTAGGATTCACACCGGCATATGCGGCCTTATGGGGAATCGGTGCAGCATTCTTTGTAAGCTTCTTCCGCAAAGAAACACGCATGGGTATCTCTGATATTTTGGATGCTTTTGAACAAAGTGCGAGAATCGCTTTACCTGTCATTGCAGCGTGTGCCAGCGCTGGTATTATTGTTGGCGTTGTTGTGTTCTCAGGGATAGGTGGTAAGATCGCTGGTGGGTTACTCTCTCTCGCTGGGGATAACTTGTTCTTATTGATGTTCTTCACTATGATAGCGTGTATCCTTCTTGGAATGGGGCTACCGACAACAGCTAACTACGTTGTAACAGCCTCGGTAGCTGCTCCTGCATTAATTTCATTTGGGGTACCGGAAGTCGCCGCTCACTTCTTTGTATTTTATTTCGGTATTGTGGCAGACATTACCCCACCTGTTAGCTTAGCTGCATATGCTGGTGCAGGCATCGCTAAAGCAAATCCAATGAAAGCAGGGGTAACTGCCTTTAAGCTTGCCATAGCAGGGTTTATTATTCCTTACGTTTTCGTTTATAATCCGGCCTTACTTTTGCAAGATGCGGATATAACAACGGTTATCTTGCTGGTCATTACAGCACTGCTTGGGATGGCGGCAGTCAGTGCGACTATGATGAATTACTTCATATATTCGTTTAAATGGTATGAACGGCCATTACTTCTTCTTTCAGGTCTCATGCTCATTTACCCTGAGAACTTATATATTGAGGGTAGCGGATTACTCTTATTTATTCTTATAGCGGTGTTACAATACCTGCGTAAGAAAAAAATAGACATGCAAGACACACAAACAACAGCTTTATAA
- a CDS encoding MurR/RpiR family transcriptional regulator encodes MLESDVYRRMIQAREKMSKSHKKIANYLIEHHETAPFLTASKLAKNVQVGEATVIRFAFFLNYKGYPDLQRHLQKALQRKMTSAEVLARTTDENEMTENVVTEVLSDDIQNLKETLNQVDSAVFEQIVHELIHAKRIYIIAYRSAANVGGFLEFYLDLVLQNTEMIRQADGVSEHLLDLSEEDLVIGLGFSRYTKRTVEVLKYAKQRSAKTVVITDHLLSPLVPYADHKMIAATEINSFIDSFSAPMSVISALITALTRTEHKKVEKRLEELEGLWETFDVFYD; translated from the coding sequence TTGCTTGAGAGTGATGTATATCGACGGATGATTCAAGCCCGGGAAAAAATGAGTAAATCACACAAAAAAATAGCCAATTATTTAATCGAACATCACGAGACAGCCCCTTTTTTAACCGCGTCCAAGCTTGCTAAAAACGTGCAAGTAGGGGAGGCAACCGTCATTCGCTTTGCCTTTTTTCTTAATTATAAAGGTTATCCGGATTTACAGCGGCATTTACAAAAGGCTTTACAAAGAAAAATGACATCTGCAGAAGTTCTAGCAAGAACAACTGATGAGAATGAAATGACAGAAAATGTTGTCACTGAAGTATTGTCCGATGACATTCAAAATTTGAAAGAAACGTTAAATCAAGTGGACTCCGCAGTATTTGAACAAATCGTTCATGAACTCATTCATGCTAAACGAATTTATATTATTGCTTATCGAAGTGCGGCTAATGTGGGAGGTTTCCTAGAATTTTATTTAGATTTAGTTCTGCAAAATACAGAAATGATCCGTCAAGCTGATGGGGTCTCAGAGCACTTGCTTGACCTATCTGAAGAAGACTTAGTTATTGGACTCGGCTTCTCTCGATACACAAAACGGACGGTGGAAGTTTTGAAATATGCGAAACAAAGAAGTGCTAAAACAGTCGTCATAACGGATCATTTATTGAGTCCATTAGTACCATATGCGGATCACAAAATGATTGCTGCTACTGAAATTAACTCATTCATTGATTCATTTTCAGCACCTATGAGTGTGATTAGTGCATTAATAACTGCTCTTACGCGAACTGAACACAAAAAAGTAGAGAAGAGGTTAGAAGAGTTGGAAGGCCTTTGGGAAACATTTGATGTCTTTTATGATTAA